The DNA region CTGAAGGGATCGCTGGGGTGGCATCTGGCAAATTCCAAACATCTTCCAAACTTTCCCATGAGGGAGCAAAGGGCGGAAGTGATAGAGAGCAAGCCTTCCAATTAGCTTGAACTGGCGCTCCTAACTGCTGACACATACCACCACGACGACCCTCTGGCTGATAGTAGCGACAATATCTACAAGCAGAAGTTAAGTCTTTAATATTTTTCATAATATATTGCCTTTTACGGCTCATTTACATAATCTAATTTTGCATCTAGATATAAATACTGATAAGAGCCAAAAAGCATATTTTTATCTAGGTTATAGCGATCCCTAAGAAATAATTTGCTTTAGAATCTTTTTAGCTTTGTGTTATATATTTCAATTATTTTAGTTAACATTACGATACATATACTTCCAAAGTTAGACTCTAATGACTTTTGACTTAAAATTGCTAGGGATCAAGGTTAAAAACTAAGCTCTCAATTCCTTTTAATCTTCTAATCTTAGCAAAAGATATACATAAGAGCATAAAGGCAATCGTATATTCTGCCATATTAAGTCTTAGAAAAAAGGTAGCCTGTGTAACGTTTGAATGACAAAAATTTCTATCCAATGGGAGAAGAATGTGCTTAAGAATAAATTAGCTAATAAAGTTTCGTTCAACTATTGAGCTATGACCGAAATAAAGAAATAGTTTATGAACCTCCTACTTGTGTATAAGTACCTTTAGGGCAAGCTGATAATCAGGCTAGTAAAATTACTAGATATAGATGCCTTGAACTATTCTAGTGGCCTTGTTATACTATTTAACTTTTTGAGTGATTCATATTCAACCCCTCCCAACCTCCCCTTACTAAGGGGAGGTGCCATAGGCGGTGGGGTACATCCATATCAGCCTTTTCGTGAAATAGTATTAGCACTAGGCTTAACCTAACTAAACTAAATGCAAATAAAAATAATGTGAATCCAGAAAATCAACAATTATAGTTGTAACAAAAATTACAGTTAAGAGTCAAAAGTATTTGAAAACTTTTTAGCAGCACACAGACAACAGACTTGCCAACGTTGTAGTTCCCCAGGAGGAGTAGGACATTGACATTGAGGACACAAGGGTAAGTGATGCGATCGCGCTTGTACAGTTTTTGCCCAATCAGCAAACGCTGTATTTGCGTTTTTGGCAGTCAACGGAACCTCAGGGGGCGATGTGATTTCCTCATCCAGGTGACTCGGATGCTGTTGCGGAAGGAGTATTTGTTGATCGGCAATTTCTTTTTTAGAATGCCAATAAGCTGTAGAAAAACGAATATCTAACAAAGGAGTAGGCAGCACTGCATTGACCTTAACAAGCAGACGCTGACGTTCAAAAGTTAGGTTTTGTGTCCAAGCAGCACTAGAAGCAGCCACATACAAGACATCACGTTGTATCGATATTGGGCGAGTATGGGCGGCGATCGCAACTCCGACAATTTCAGCCCAGCAGCAAAGCAAACGCTGGAACGGCTGCTGTTGTAATTTTGTCTGTATTTCTAGACTACCTAAAATATTGTTAACTGAGTTCAAAGACATCCTGGTATGGGCGTGTCAAAATAGCATCTAGATGATGGAATAACCTTATGCTAATTTCACAGTTTTTTAGTACAACTGTATTTTGAAATTTAAATTAAATTATCACCGATTAGCTAACAGTTTTTAGCTAGCCGTTTTTAACTTTACTATTATTCCTAATTTTCGGCAGTCTAAATTTGAGGCAGATAGGCAATGAGTCAAAATCACCTGGAAGATTCGGGTGTACAGTCGTCTAAAACACCTGGCTTGAAGCCAGTTCTAGCAGCAGCACTGGCAAGTTTAGAAGTACAACTAGAGCAAGAGTTAACGCGATATCGACGAACGCGGTTAGCTGCATATAGAACACTCAATCAACCCCGGATGCGTGCTTCAATGAGCAATCAAGCTCAGAAGATAGCTGTTGTGACGACTGCGGGGGTGACAACTCAACCACCACCCATTGGAGAAAATGTTAACGAAATTTCCTTGCCCCAAGTTTCATCCTCCACACCGCCAACAGTTGTAGCAGATATTCATGAGGAATCGCCAAAGTCTGAAAAGGAAAACTTGCCAAGACAGCATACTCTTCAAATCTCCTCTGCATCCACCACAGAAGAAAAACCAACATTGCCAACACCAAATTCTGCCAATATTGTTCCTGCGGCGATCGGGGAAAATAAGAGTGAAGATATTGTCAAGCCGCAAGCTACTCCCAAACCACCAGATGACTATTTAGAATCATCAGAAGCACTGCTGCGGAGTTTGGCACAAGAACAACCCCAAACAACTAAAATTCGCACTTCCAGCGATAGTCTGCTCTCGCCCATAGGTATTGGCTCGATGCTATTGCTATTACTATCGAGTCTTACCCTTGGTTATGTAATGTTTAATCCAAAAAGTTTACCCCAGTTTAGTTTAAATAATTTGTTTCAAAGAAACGCTTCCAACTCAGGGATAAAGACTGAAAATGTAAGCAGCAACACTAAAGCACAGACGCAAGCACCACTCACACCCATACCAAAATATCCTAATTTGGCTAACAACGAATTTTCAGAGGTGAAAACCCCTGATGA from Chlorogloeopsis sp. ULAP01 includes:
- a CDS encoding DciA family protein, giving the protein MSLNSVNNILGSLEIQTKLQQQPFQRLLCCWAEIVGVAIAAHTRPISIQRDVLYVAASSAAWTQNLTFERQRLLVKVNAVLPTPLLDIRFSTAYWHSKKEIADQQILLPQQHPSHLDEEITSPPEVPLTAKNANTAFADWAKTVQARSHHLPLCPQCQCPTPPGELQRWQVCCLCAAKKFSNTFDS